A genomic stretch from Chitinophaga agri includes:
- the rplK gene encoding 50S ribosomal protein L11, producing MAKEIATYVKLQVKGGAANPAPPIGPALGSKGVNIMEFCKQFNARTQDKAGKVLPVLLTVYTDKSFDFVIKTPPAAVQLLEAAKLQSGSKEPNRNKVGKVTWAQVEAIAQDKMADLNCFTKESAMKMVAGTARSMGITVEGNAPWSN from the coding sequence ATGGCAAAAGAGATCGCTACGTACGTGAAATTGCAGGTTAAAGGCGGCGCTGCCAACCCTGCTCCTCCGATTGGTCCCGCGCTGGGTTCCAAAGGTGTGAACATCATGGAGTTCTGCAAGCAGTTCAATGCCCGTACCCAGGATAAAGCTGGTAAGGTATTGCCTGTATTGCTGACAGTTTACACGGACAAATCATTTGACTTCGTAATTAAGACGCCTCCTGCTGCTGTACAGCTGCTGGAAGCTGCCAAATTGCAGAGTGGTTCCAAAGAACCTAACCGTAATAAGGTAGGTAAAGTTACCTGGGCACAGGTAGAAGCAATAGCTCAGGACAAAATGGCTGACCTGAACTGCTTTACTAAAGAAAGCGCTATGAAAATGGTGGCTGGTACTGCTCGTTCAATGGGTATTACTGTTGAAGGTAACGCTCCTTGGAGCAACTAA
- the rplA gene encoding 50S ribosomal protein L1, translating to MATKKRKAADTKVDKNKVYSLKEASALVKDINCTKFDSSVDIHIRLGVDPKKADQAIRGSVTLPHGTGKTKRVLVLCTPDKEAAAKEAGADHVGLDEYIQKIEAGWTDIDVIVATPAVMPKIGKLGKILGPRNLMPNPKTGTVTNDVAAAVNEVKGGKITFKVDKAGIIHASIGRVSFAADKIEQNSQELINAIIKLKPATAKGTYLKGLAMASTMSPSITVDTKSVQN from the coding sequence ATGGCAACTAAGAAAAGAAAAGCAGCCGATACAAAGGTGGACAAAAACAAGGTGTATAGCCTGAAAGAAGCTTCCGCACTTGTAAAAGATATTAACTGCACCAAATTCGACAGCTCTGTCGATATACATATCCGTCTGGGCGTAGATCCCAAGAAAGCAGACCAGGCTATCCGTGGTTCCGTAACGCTTCCCCACGGTACTGGTAAAACTAAACGTGTACTGGTTCTTTGCACACCTGATAAAGAAGCTGCTGCAAAAGAAGCTGGTGCTGATCATGTTGGTCTGGATGAGTATATCCAGAAGATCGAAGCTGGTTGGACTGATATCGACGTAATCGTAGCTACTCCAGCTGTGATGCCGAAGATCGGTAAACTGGGTAAGATCCTGGGTCCTCGTAACCTGATGCCTAACCCTAAGACAGGTACTGTTACTAACGACGTAGCAGCTGCTGTTAACGAGGTTAAAGGTGGTAAGATCACCTTCAAAGTGGATAAGGCTGGTATCATTCACGCTTCAATTGGCCGTGTTTCCTTCGCTGCTGATAAAATTGAACAGAACTCTCAGGAGCTGATCAACGCTATCATCAAGCTGAAACCAGCTACAGCGAAAGGTACTTACCTGAAAGGACTGGCAATGGCGAGCACAATGAGCCCGAGCATTACAGTTGACACAAAATCAGTTCAAAACTAA
- the rplJ gene encoding 50S ribosomal protein L10: protein MNKDQKNEAIELLKGKFSQYNNFYITNTESLTVEQVNNLRRVCFDKNVEMKVAKNTLIRKALESLDAEKYTGIYDALNGVTALMFSDSPKEPALIISAFRKENKKTEKPELKAAFVGDEIYTGDAQLANLVKIKTKNELIGDVIGLLQSPAKRVLSGLLEKAKKEGAGAEVEAPAAE from the coding sequence ATGAACAAAGATCAAAAAAATGAAGCGATTGAGCTGCTGAAAGGTAAGTTCTCTCAATATAACAACTTCTACATCACCAACACCGAGTCTCTGACCGTTGAACAGGTGAACAACCTGAGAAGGGTTTGTTTCGACAAGAACGTGGAAATGAAGGTTGCTAAAAACACCCTGATCCGCAAAGCCCTGGAATCTCTGGATGCTGAGAAATACACTGGTATTTACGATGCACTGAACGGCGTAACTGCCCTGATGTTCTCTGACAGCCCGAAAGAGCCAGCTCTGATCATCTCTGCATTCCGTAAAGAGAACAAGAAAACCGAGAAACCAGAACTGAAAGCTGCTTTCGTAGGTGACGAAATCTATACTGGCGACGCTCAACTGGCTAACCTGGTGAAAATCAAAACCAAAAACGAACTCATCGGAGACGTTATTGGTCTGTTGCAATCTCCTGCTAAACGTGTCCTGTCTGGCTTACTTGAAAAAGCTAAGAAAGAAGGTGCTGGCGCAGAAGTTGAAGCACCAGCAGCTGAGTAG
- the rplL gene encoding 50S ribosomal protein L7/L12, whose amino-acid sequence MADVKALAEQLVGLTVKEVQELADFLKSEYGIEPAAAAVVVAAGGGDAAVAEEKTAFNVILKNAGASKLNVVKIVKDLTGLGLKEAKELVDGAPKSLKEGVSKAEAEDLKAKLAEAGAEVEIQ is encoded by the coding sequence ATGGCAGACGTTAAAGCATTAGCCGAACAATTAGTAGGTTTAACTGTTAAGGAAGTTCAGGAACTGGCAGATTTTCTGAAAAGCGAATACGGAATCGAACCAGCTGCTGCTGCAGTTGTAGTTGCTGCAGGTGGTGGCGATGCTGCTGTAGCTGAAGAAAAAACTGCTTTCAATGTTATCCTGAAAAATGCAGGTGCTAGCAAACTGAACGTAGTTAAGATCGTTAAAGACCTGACTGGTCTTGGTCTGAAAGAAGCTAAAGAACTCGTTGACGGTGCACCAAAATCACTGAAAGAAGGCGTTTCTAAAGCTGAAGCAGAAGATCTGAAAGCTAAGCTGGCTGAAGCTGGCGCTGAAGTTGAAATTCAGTAG
- the rpoB gene encoding DNA-directed RNA polymerase subunit beta, whose protein sequence is MSLKKAQANERVNFGKIKQVTETPDLLAIQIQSFKDFFQLETTPDKRNNEGLFKVFKENFPITDTRNIFNLEFLDYFVDPPRYTIEECIERGLTYSVPLKAKLRLSCNDEEHVDFQTIVQDVFLGNIPYMTPRGTFVINGAERVVVSQLHRSPGVFFGQSIHPNGTKIYSARVIPFKGAWMEFATDINNVMYAYIDRKKKFPVTTLLRAIGYETDKDILQLFGMADEVKADKKSLDKYAGKKLGARVLRSWVEDFVDEDTGEVVSIERNEIVLERDSILDEANIETIVDMGVKSVFVQKEEVSGDFSIIYNTLNKDTSNSELEAVQHIYRQLRGADAPDDETARGIIDKLFFSDKRYDLGDVGRYKINRKLGLPTPLNMKVLTKEDIIAIIKYLVQLTNSKAEIDDIDHLSNRRVRTVGEQLYAQFGVGLARMARTIRERMNVRDNEVFTPVDLINARTLSSVINSFFGTSQLSQFLDQTNPLSEITHKRRISALGPGGLSRERAGFEVRDVHYSHYGRLCTIETPEGPNIGLISTLCVHAKVNDMGFIETPYRRVNEGKVDMDNVKFLSAEEEDTVKIAQANAPLDEEGNFVNDKVKSRETGDFPILDRGEVEYMDVAPNQIVGLSASLIPFLEHDDANRALMGSNMQRQAVPLINPQVPIVGTGLEGKAARDSRLQITSEGKGVVEFVDANEIHVRYERDEMQKLVSFEDDLKIYQLTKFVKTNQSTCINLRPAVKKGQVLAFGDFLTEGYATRGGELALGRNMKVAFMPWKGYNFEDAIVISERVGREDLFTSIHIDEYELEVRDTKLGEEELTPDIPNVSEEATKDLDQNGIIRVGAHIKEGDILIGKITPRGESDPSPEEKLLRAIFGDKASDAKDASLKAPPSTEGVVIDKKLFSRAKKDKNSKTREKAALEKLEKVHQKNEEDLLEVLMGKLLTLLKDKTSQGITNTYGEVLISKGSKFSSKNLANIDFQNVNPLGWTTDEVTNDQINTLLHNYNIKYNEELGRYKREKFNISIGDELPAGVLKLAKVYLASKRKLKVGDKMAGRHGNKGIVAKIVRDEDMPFLEDGTPVDIVLNPLGVPSRMNLGQIYETVLGWAGLKLGVRFATPIFDGATTEEIAEYINEAGLPSFGHTYLYDGETGERFHQKATVGVIYMLKLSHMVDDKMHARSIGPYSLITQQPLGGKAQFGGQRFGEMEVWALEAYGASNILQELLTIKSDDIVGRAKAYESIVKGDNIPKAGVPESFNVLIHELRGLGLDLKFD, encoded by the coding sequence ATGTCTCTAAAAAAAGCCCAAGCAAACGAAAGAGTAAATTTTGGAAAGATCAAACAAGTTACTGAGACACCGGATCTGTTGGCTATCCAAATCCAATCTTTCAAGGATTTCTTCCAGTTAGAAACCACACCAGACAAACGTAACAATGAAGGCCTTTTTAAAGTATTCAAGGAGAACTTCCCGATTACAGATACCCGCAATATCTTCAATCTGGAGTTTCTGGACTACTTTGTAGACCCTCCGCGATATACGATAGAGGAATGTATTGAACGTGGGCTGACCTATTCTGTACCGCTGAAGGCGAAATTACGCCTGAGCTGTAACGATGAGGAGCACGTTGACTTCCAGACTATTGTGCAGGACGTATTCCTCGGGAATATACCCTACATGACACCTAGAGGTACATTCGTGATCAATGGTGCTGAGCGCGTGGTAGTATCGCAACTCCACCGTTCTCCTGGTGTATTCTTCGGACAGTCCATACATCCAAACGGAACGAAAATCTACTCTGCAAGGGTGATTCCGTTCAAAGGGGCGTGGATGGAGTTTGCTACTGATATTAACAACGTAATGTATGCTTACATCGACCGTAAGAAGAAGTTCCCTGTAACTACCCTTCTGCGTGCGATCGGCTACGAGACAGATAAAGATATCCTCCAGCTCTTTGGTATGGCTGACGAGGTGAAAGCAGACAAGAAGAGCCTGGATAAATATGCCGGTAAGAAACTGGGTGCACGTGTACTCAGAAGCTGGGTAGAAGACTTCGTAGATGAAGATACCGGTGAGGTGGTGAGCATTGAGCGTAATGAGATAGTGCTCGAACGTGACAGCATCCTCGATGAAGCGAATATCGAAACCATCGTGGATATGGGCGTGAAGAGCGTGTTCGTGCAGAAAGAAGAGGTAAGTGGCGACTTCTCAATTATCTACAATACTTTAAATAAAGATACATCTAACTCCGAGCTGGAAGCCGTTCAGCACATCTACCGCCAGCTGCGCGGTGCCGATGCGCCGGATGATGAAACAGCAAGGGGTATCATCGATAAATTGTTCTTCTCAGACAAACGTTATGACCTCGGTGATGTTGGTCGTTATAAGATCAACAGAAAACTTGGTCTGCCTACGCCACTCAACATGAAAGTGTTGACAAAAGAAGACATCATTGCGATCATTAAATACCTGGTACAGCTGACCAACAGTAAAGCTGAGATCGATGATATCGATCACCTGAGTAACCGTAGGGTGCGTACCGTGGGCGAACAGTTATATGCGCAGTTTGGTGTTGGTCTGGCCCGTATGGCCCGTACCATCCGTGAGAGAATGAACGTTCGTGACAATGAGGTATTTACTCCGGTAGACCTGATCAATGCAAGGACCCTTTCTTCTGTAATCAACTCCTTCTTCGGTACCAGCCAGCTGAGCCAGTTCCTGGATCAGACTAACCCGCTGTCAGAGATCACGCACAAACGTCGTATCTCCGCACTCGGACCCGGTGGTCTTAGCCGTGAAAGAGCAGGTTTCGAGGTGCGTGACGTACACTATAGCCACTACGGCCGTCTCTGTACCATCGAAACACCGGAAGGTCCGAACATCGGTCTGATCTCCACCCTCTGTGTGCACGCAAAAGTGAACGATATGGGCTTTATCGAAACACCTTACCGCAGGGTGAATGAAGGTAAAGTTGATATGGATAACGTGAAGTTCCTGAGTGCTGAAGAAGAAGATACCGTGAAGATCGCACAGGCGAATGCACCACTCGATGAAGAAGGTAACTTTGTCAACGATAAGGTGAAATCCCGTGAAACAGGTGACTTCCCTATTCTCGACAGAGGAGAGGTAGAATACATGGACGTTGCGCCAAACCAGATCGTTGGTCTGAGTGCTTCCCTGATTCCGTTCCTCGAGCATGATGACGCCAACCGTGCGTTGATGGGATCAAACATGCAACGTCAGGCGGTTCCGCTGATCAACCCACAGGTGCCGATCGTAGGTACTGGTCTGGAAGGAAAGGCTGCCCGCGATTCCCGTCTGCAGATTACCTCAGAAGGTAAAGGTGTTGTAGAATTCGTTGATGCAAACGAGATCCATGTTCGTTACGAGCGTGATGAAATGCAGAAACTGGTTTCCTTTGAGGATGACCTGAAAATATACCAGCTGACCAAATTCGTTAAAACCAACCAAAGTACCTGTATCAACCTGCGTCCTGCAGTGAAGAAAGGTCAGGTACTCGCATTCGGCGACTTCCTGACGGAAGGTTACGCTACCCGTGGTGGTGAACTGGCACTGGGCCGTAACATGAAAGTGGCGTTCATGCCATGGAAAGGTTACAACTTCGAGGATGCGATCGTAATCTCTGAGCGTGTAGGACGTGAAGACCTCTTCACTTCTATCCATATCGATGAATACGAACTGGAAGTACGTGATACTAAACTGGGTGAAGAAGAACTGACTCCGGATATTCCAAACGTAAGTGAGGAAGCTACAAAAGATCTGGACCAGAACGGCATCATCCGCGTTGGTGCGCACATTAAAGAGGGCGACATCCTGATCGGTAAGATCACTCCTCGTGGTGAATCTGATCCTTCTCCTGAAGAAAAACTGCTCCGTGCGATCTTCGGTGACAAGGCTTCTGATGCGAAAGATGCTTCCCTGAAGGCACCTCCAAGCACAGAAGGTGTGGTGATCGACAAGAAATTGTTCAGCCGCGCTAAGAAAGATAAGAACTCCAAGACCCGCGAAAAAGCGGCACTGGAGAAACTTGAAAAAGTACACCAGAAGAATGAAGAAGACCTGCTGGAAGTACTCATGGGTAAATTGCTGACACTCCTGAAGGATAAAACTTCCCAGGGTATCACCAACACTTACGGTGAAGTACTGATTTCAAAAGGCTCTAAGTTCTCTTCCAAGAACCTGGCAAACATCGACTTCCAGAATGTGAATCCGCTTGGCTGGACTACCGACGAGGTAACCAACGATCAGATCAACACATTGCTGCATAACTATAACATCAAATACAATGAAGAACTGGGACGTTACAAACGCGAGAAGTTCAACATCTCTATTGGTGATGAGTTACCAGCGGGCGTACTGAAACTGGCGAAGGTATACCTGGCCAGCAAACGTAAGCTGAAAGTAGGTGATAAGATGGCGGGTCGTCACGGTAACAAGGGTATCGTTGCCAAGATCGTTCGTGATGAAGACATGCCATTCCTGGAAGACGGTACTCCGGTAGATATCGTACTGAACCCATTGGGCGTACCTTCCCGTATGAACCTTGGTCAGATCTACGAAACTGTACTGGGTTGGGCCGGTCTGAAACTGGGTGTAAGATTTGCAACACCAATCTTCGACGGTGCTACTACCGAAGAGATAGCAGAATATATAAACGAAGCAGGTTTACCAAGCTTTGGCCATACTTACCTGTATGATGGCGAAACCGGTGAGCGTTTCCACCAGAAAGCTACCGTGGGCGTTATCTACATGTTGAAACTGAGCCACATGGTTGATGACAAGATGCACGCCCGTTCTATCGGACCATACAGTCTCATCACACAGCAGCCGTTGGGTGGTAAGGCGCAGTTCGGTGGTCAGCGTTTCGGTGAGATGGAGGTGTGGGCACTGGAAGCATACGGTGCATCCAATATCCTGCAGGAACTGTTAACCATTAAGTCGGATGACATTGTAGGCCGTGCCAAAGCATATGAGTCTATCGTTAAAGGCGATAACATACCAAAAGCAGGCGTACCGGAGTCCTTCAATGTATTGATACATGAGCTTCGTGGTCTGGGTCTGGATTTGAAATTTGATTAA